One genomic region from Motacilla alba alba isolate MOTALB_02 chromosome 5, Motacilla_alba_V1.0_pri, whole genome shotgun sequence encodes:
- the DMAC2L gene encoding ATP synthase subunit s, mitochondrial isoform X2: protein MPCSTSKSGLWALSVSCRVDHERIRAVGPDRAASEWLLRCGALVRYQGSPKWQQDYNGLPTGPLGKYRIEAINATDSCIMYRGFDYLDGLEHVTDIKLEKCMYIQDQCLQRLSETSNLQKSLQQLKIISCGNVTDKGILALHKLTNLEYLYLSDLPGIREKETTFRVLQEALPKLELELDLE, encoded by the exons ATGCCGTGTTCAACAAGTAAGA GCGGGCTCTGGGCGctctctgtgtcctgcagggtGGACCACGAGCGCATCCGAGCCGTGGGTCCCGACCGGGCGGCCTCGGAGTGGCTGCTGCGCTGCGGGGCCCTGGTCAGGTACCAGGGCTCGCCCAAGTGGCAGCAGGACTACAACGGGCTCCCCACGGGTCCCCTGGGCAAGTACAGGATCGAAGCCATCAACGCCACCGACTCCTGCATCATGTACCGAGGATTTGACTACCTGG ATGGCCTGGAGCACGTCACAGACATCAAGCTGGAGAAGTGCATGTACATCCAGGACCAGTGTCTGCAGCGGCTCAGCGAGACCAGCAACCTCCAGAAGagtctgcagcagctgaagatcATTTCCTGTGGCAACGTCACAGACAAAGGCATCCTTGCACTCCACAAGCTGAC GAACCTGGAATATTTGTATCTGAGTGACCTTCCTGGGatcagagagaaagaaacaaccTTCCGTGTCCTTCAGGAGGCACTGCccaagctggagctggagctggatttggAATAA
- the DMAC2L gene encoding ATP synthase subunit s, mitochondrial isoform X1, producing the protein MMALGTLLRKPPLPPGSCRAFWGWLNAVFNKVDHERIRAVGPDRAASEWLLRCGALVRYQGSPKWQQDYNGLPTGPLGKYRIEAINATDSCIMYRGFDYLDGLEHVTDIKLEKCMYIQDQCLQRLSETSNLQKSLQQLKIISCGNVTDKGILALHKLTNLEYLYLSDLPGIREKETTFRVLQEALPKLELELDLE; encoded by the exons ATGATGGCCTTGGGGACGCTCTTGAGGaagccgccgctgccgccgggcAGTTGTAGAGCCTTCTGGGGATGGCTGAATGCCGTGTTCAACAA ggtGGACCACGAGCGCATCCGAGCCGTGGGTCCCGACCGGGCGGCCTCGGAGTGGCTGCTGCGCTGCGGGGCCCTGGTCAGGTACCAGGGCTCGCCCAAGTGGCAGCAGGACTACAACGGGCTCCCCACGGGTCCCCTGGGCAAGTACAGGATCGAAGCCATCAACGCCACCGACTCCTGCATCATGTACCGAGGATTTGACTACCTGG ATGGCCTGGAGCACGTCACAGACATCAAGCTGGAGAAGTGCATGTACATCCAGGACCAGTGTCTGCAGCGGCTCAGCGAGACCAGCAACCTCCAGAAGagtctgcagcagctgaagatcATTTCCTGTGGCAACGTCACAGACAAAGGCATCCTTGCACTCCACAAGCTGAC GAACCTGGAATATTTGTATCTGAGTGACCTTCCTGGGatcagagagaaagaaacaaccTTCCGTGTCCTTCAGGAGGCACTGCccaagctggagctggagctggatttggAATAA